The Fibrobacter sp. genome contains a region encoding:
- a CDS encoding transposon-encoded TnpW family protein, which yields MADNKQHDTRTTRRPDCVTEIRMGNSVLVVSGYFKKDTTTTAADKMARVLEAEAAATQEPTYPA from the coding sequence ATGGCAGATAACAAGCAGCACGACACCCGCACCACCCGCCGCCCTGACTGTGTGACGGAAATCCGCATGGGCAATTCCGTCCTTGTCGTGTCCGGCTATTTCAAGAAAGACACCACAACCACAGCCGCCGACAAAATGGCGCGGGTACTGGAAGCGGAAGCCGCTGCTACACAGGAGCCGACTTATCCGGCGTGA
- a CDS encoding ATP-binding protein: MKNEINAVLENMTTTIPEPEDYTGEDGLLYCGKCRKPKEAYFAPDKAAIFGRDRHPAECDCQRTAREEREAAEKRRRHLDTVEELKRRGFTDPTMRDWTFENDNGRNPQTGLARRYVEHWEDMRTDNIGCLFWGGVGTGKSYLAGCIANALMEKEIPVRMTNFALILNDLAASFEGRNEYISRLCRYPLLILDDFGMERGTEYGLEQVFNVIDSRYRSGKPLIVTTNLTLDDLHNPEDTAHSRIYDRLLSMCVPVRFTGDNFRQETAKRKMESMKKLITD; the protein is encoded by the coding sequence ATGAAGAATGAAATCAACGCGGTTTTGGAGAATATGACGACCACCATCCCGGAGCCGGAGGACTACACCGGCGAGGACGGTTTACTGTACTGCGGCAAGTGCCGCAAGCCGAAAGAAGCCTATTTTGCGCCGGATAAGGCCGCTATCTTCGGGCGCGACCGCCACCCGGCAGAGTGCGACTGCCAGAGAACCGCCCGCGAGGAACGGGAAGCCGCCGAAAAGCGGCGCAGACACCTTGACACCGTGGAAGAACTGAAACGCCGGGGCTTTACCGACCCCACCATGCGGGACTGGACTTTCGAGAACGACAACGGCAGGAACCCGCAGACCGGGCTTGCCCGCCGGTATGTGGAGCATTGGGAAGATATGCGGACAGACAATATCGGCTGCCTGTTCTGGGGCGGCGTAGGCACCGGCAAAAGCTACCTTGCAGGCTGTATCGCAAACGCCCTCATGGAGAAAGAAATCCCCGTCCGCATGACGAACTTTGCTCTTATCCTCAATGACCTTGCCGCCAGCTTTGAGGGGCGCAACGAGTACATTTCCCGCCTTTGTCGTTATCCGCTGCTGATCCTTGACGACTTCGGCATGGAACGCGGGACGGAATACGGGCTGGAACAGGTGTTCAATGTGATTGACAGCCGTTACCGCAGCGGCAAGCCGCTGATCGTCACGACCAACCTTACGCTGGACGACCTGCACAACCCGGAGGACACCGCCCATTCCCGGATTTATGACCGCCTGCTTTCCATGTGCGTCCCGGTACGCTTTACCGGCGACAACTTCCGGCAGGAAACCGCCAAGCGGAAAATGGAGAGCATGAAGAAACTGATTACCGACTGA
- a CDS encoding replication initiator protein A, with translation MRDNTPKSTRTQGGDPIADYIRADTRLPAYLPYPRFLLKMEISQTAKLLYSLLLDRSTLSQKNKWLDDEGRIYIIYPIAEIAEILDKGSTTIKGALNELDTAGLLERERGGFSAPNRLYVKVPPVPQVQFSDQLMAGSPPLIEPENRPTDGQKTDLMMVGKPSPNQTTINNLTESQTKGVSGGPSAPYGRYGNIFLSQTEYDELQAEYPDRLERFIEEMSRYLAANGKSYQNYAAALRIWAGNDKKEAPKKGIPDYSCKEGESL, from the coding sequence ATGCGTGACAATACGCCAAAATCAACCCGAACACAGGGAGGTGATCCTATCGCTGATTATATCAGGGCAGACACGCGGCTGCCCGCCTATCTGCCGTATCCCCGTTTCCTGCTGAAAATGGAGATTTCACAGACCGCCAAGCTGCTGTATTCGCTGCTGTTAGACCGTTCCACCCTCTCCCAGAAAAACAAGTGGCTGGACGACGAGGGCAGGATTTATATTATCTATCCCATCGCGGAGATAGCAGAAATACTGGATAAAGGCAGCACCACCATCAAGGGGGCGCTTAATGAACTGGACACGGCGGGGCTGTTGGAACGGGAACGGGGCGGCTTCTCCGCACCGAACCGGCTTTATGTCAAAGTACCGCCAGTGCCACAGGTACAGTTTTCAGACCAACTGATGGCCGGAAGTCCGCCCCTCATAGAGCCGGAAAACCGTCCTACTGATGGTCAGAAAACCGACCTTATGATGGTCGGAAAACCGTCCCCTAACCAAACTACTATAAACAACCTTACAGAGAGCCAAACAAAGGGAGTGAGTGGGGGGCCGTCCGCGCCCTATGGCCGATATGGAAATATTTTTCTGTCACAGACCGAATACGACGAGTTGCAGGCAGAGTACCCTGACAGGCTGGAACGGTTCATCGAGGAAATGAGCCGCTACCTTGCCGCCAACGGGAAAAGCTACCAGAACTATGCCGCCGCCCTGCGGATATGGGCGGGGAACGACAAAAAGGAAGCCCCTAAAAAGGGCATACCAGACTACTCATGCAAGGAGGGCGAGAGTTTATGA
- a CDS encoding cysteine-rich VLP domain-containing protein, giving the protein MSDNLPHMDYRQHRRARRLVHECCNYDEGNCLLLDDGEPCVCVQSISFSLMCHWFRVAVLPLDGELAAALLCRGSRKRCAVCGAAFVPKSNRGKYCPDCAGRMKKIKAAERKRKQRQRCHALEPFKPA; this is encoded by the coding sequence ATGAGCGATAACCTGCCCCACATGGACTACCGCCAGCACCGGCGGGCGCGGCGGCTGGTACATGAGTGCTGTAACTACGATGAGGGGAACTGCCTGCTATTGGACGACGGGGAGCCTTGCGTGTGCGTCCAGAGCATTTCCTTTTCCCTCATGTGCCACTGGTTCCGTGTGGCTGTCCTGCCCCTTGACGGGGAGCTGGCCGCAGCCCTCTTGTGCCGGGGAAGCCGGAAACGGTGTGCCGTCTGCGGGGCGGCCTTTGTCCCCAAATCCAACCGGGGAAAATACTGCCCCGACTGCGCCGGGCGCATGAAGAAAATCAAAGCCGCCGAGAGAAAGCGGAAACAAAGGCAGAGATGTCACGCTTTAGAGCCTTTCAAACCCGCATAA